In Leptospira harrisiae, a genomic segment contains:
- a CDS encoding PAS domain-containing sensor histidine kinase: MGLELTDQRLINTILEQSVNAIVISDLEGNIQFVNQAFLTLWGYEHTDEILGKNTLRFTDDKEKTKLILSEILSKSQWTGELRAKRKDGSSFDIAVSAYSSKDKDGKITHLLASFSDLTKTKELERYTKEREIYFSQILDSITDLVFCKDKNFRITYVNKACADFYGLTKQNLTGIQGVPYNEEKYTKAYHLEDKKVFETGETSYVRREPNLGPNGTTRILETVKNPIHDAKGNIKEIVGVSRDITETLVLEDRLRMVTELTSDYIYSAKIINGEVIAEWSSKELTTTSGYSIEEITKLGGWFNVILKEDLTNLAERMTKILKGETGVVEYRIRTKSGKIKWLRDYTRPIQDSNGKIISIIGAAKDITSEKETELKYLVSSQRYQAAMKSALEAIYFLETLKNKEGEIIDFIISDLNEKAVEQLGMKKEELLGKGICQLFPVNRENGFFENYKNVVLNKIPLEEEFQIPGNYVAPGYYFHQVIPTNDGLVIQTRDISDRKRMEELLLRTNRLAKVGSFDYDLANKQITLSKVATEILVQTSKHVNGVDLSFFGTKEFTQILKQKETHCMATKDTFDLECLVQAGTGNEFWIRIIATPKFIENTCIGFYGAIQNIQDQKMVKDSLLEKENLLLTKNRELESLVQITKKQNERLREYTYITSHNLRAPIANLISLTEMLKENPSNPELLGFIESSSYQLDQIIINLNELLKIERDTKELPKSKILIKESIDAQISILKNGSNREIEFTNLLPEGMKLLGFQAYFDSIVNNILTNAIKYSNPNQVCKIDVSYEDTKNFLKIAITDNGPGIDTNRHGQKLFKMNFRLRQDIEGKGMGLFLCKHQIEAMNGAIEVKSQIGKGSTFYLSFPKGLD; the protein is encoded by the coding sequence ATGGGATTGGAACTTACAGACCAAAGACTGATCAATACCATTTTAGAGCAGTCGGTAAATGCAATTGTAATTTCTGATTTAGAAGGAAACATTCAATTTGTAAACCAGGCTTTCCTTACCCTCTGGGGCTATGAACATACTGATGAAATCCTCGGGAAAAACACTCTCAGATTTACCGATGACAAAGAAAAAACAAAACTCATCTTATCAGAAATTCTATCCAAATCTCAATGGACTGGAGAATTACGTGCAAAAAGGAAAGACGGTTCTTCTTTTGACATCGCAGTATCAGCTTATAGCTCCAAAGACAAGGATGGAAAAATCACGCATCTACTTGCAAGTTTTTCAGACTTAACAAAAACTAAAGAATTAGAGCGATACACAAAAGAGAGAGAAATATATTTTTCACAAATTTTAGATTCAATCACAGATTTAGTTTTCTGTAAGGATAAAAATTTTAGAATTACCTATGTAAACAAAGCATGTGCCGATTTTTACGGCCTCACCAAACAAAACTTAACGGGAATCCAAGGTGTACCTTACAACGAAGAAAAATACACAAAGGCATATCATTTAGAAGACAAAAAGGTCTTTGAAACTGGAGAAACTAGTTACGTAAGGAGAGAACCAAATCTTGGACCAAACGGTACTACAAGAATTTTGGAAACAGTTAAAAATCCAATTCACGATGCAAAGGGAAATATAAAAGAAATTGTAGGTGTTTCTCGAGATATTACAGAAACCCTAGTTTTAGAAGATCGACTGCGAATGGTCACTGAACTTACTTCGGATTATATTTATAGCGCTAAAATCATTAATGGTGAAGTCATAGCGGAATGGAGTTCCAAAGAACTAACTACAACTTCAGGATATTCCATTGAAGAAATTACAAAGTTAGGTGGTTGGTTCAACGTCATCCTCAAAGAAGATCTAACTAATCTCGCAGAACGTATGACAAAAATTTTAAAGGGAGAAACGGGAGTTGTTGAATACCGAATTCGAACTAAATCTGGAAAAATCAAATGGTTACGTGACTACACTCGCCCTATTCAAGATTCAAATGGAAAAATAATATCAATCATAGGAGCAGCAAAAGACATCACATCTGAAAAAGAAACAGAATTAAAATACCTTGTTAGTAGCCAACGATACCAAGCGGCAATGAAATCTGCCTTGGAAGCAATTTACTTTTTGGAAACATTAAAAAACAAAGAGGGAGAAATTATCGATTTTATCATCTCCGATTTAAATGAAAAGGCAGTAGAACAACTAGGTATGAAAAAAGAAGAACTACTTGGGAAGGGGATCTGCCAATTATTTCCTGTGAACAGAGAAAATGGATTTTTTGAAAACTACAAAAATGTAGTCTTAAATAAAATTCCCTTAGAAGAAGAGTTTCAAATTCCAGGCAATTATGTTGCTCCCGGATATTATTTCCACCAAGTCATCCCCACTAACGATGGTCTCGTGATACAAACACGAGATATCTCAGATCGAAAGCGCATGGAAGAACTTCTGCTCCGTACAAACCGACTCGCTAAAGTGGGTAGTTTTGATTATGATTTAGCCAACAAACAAATCACTCTTTCAAAAGTAGCAACAGAAATTTTAGTACAAACCTCCAAACATGTGAATGGAGTCGATTTAAGTTTTTTTGGAACCAAAGAATTTACCCAAATATTAAAACAAAAAGAAACTCATTGTATGGCTACAAAAGACACATTTGATCTAGAATGTTTAGTGCAGGCAGGAACTGGAAATGAATTTTGGATTCGCATCATTGCCACGCCGAAATTTATTGAAAACACTTGTATTGGATTTTATGGAGCAATTCAAAATATCCAGGATCAAAAAATGGTCAAAGATTCCTTACTTGAAAAAGAAAATCTTTTATTAACAAAAAACAGAGAACTTGAATCCTTAGTTCAAATTACTAAAAAACAAAACGAACGTCTAAGAGAATATACATACATTACATCGCATAACTTACGGGCACCGATTGCGAATCTAATCAGTCTGACGGAAATGTTAAAGGAAAATCCCTCCAATCCTGAATTACTAGGATTTATCGAATCATCTTCTTATCAGTTGGACCAGATTATTATTAATCTCAATGAACTTTTAAAAATAGAAAGAGATACCAAAGAACTTCCAAAGTCAAAAATTTTAATCAAAGAAAGTATCGATGCACAAATTTCAATTCTAAAAAACGGTTCGAATAGAGAGATAGAGTTCACGAACCTACTTCCCGAAGGAATGAAACTTCTCGGATTCCAAGCTTATTTTGATAGCATCGTAAACAATATCCTAACCAATGCGATCAAATACTCAAACCCAAACCAAGTATGCAAAATTGATGTCTCATATGAAGATACAAAAAATTTTTTAAAAATAGCCATCACTGACAACGGTCCTGGGATTGATACAAATCGTCATGGCCAGAAATTATTCAAAATGAACTTTCGATTGCGACAAGACATAGAAGGGAAAGGAATGGGATTATTCCTCTGCAAACACCAAATTGAAGCGATGAACGGAGCCATTGAAGTAAAAAGTCAAATTGGCAAAGGTTCTACCTTCTATTTAAGTTTTCCGAAAGGATTGGATTAA
- a CDS encoding methyl-accepting chemotaxis protein: MEKREITSICWNLTLGLELLTSILAVPIAVLFIVSGGEYNFEKAIYVVLGATISLTVSYIVPTIRFFRLRSLISQTSPDYFLKKTNEEKQNIKIQLLKFPRNNSGYFLVQWSLGIPFAAIITFLFFTPTFVELIPYAVLPVIIYPVLGVSHFFMTELKLAPVLSQPLLRELSLPMTDIPRIGIFPRVFFTMFAVFSMSMTTLGYLLGTQVTGVIRLQNAGITIGLLALFICIAIYVLTSLFVRALKSNTDQMVKRYEGLASGDLRNTVAMISTDELGLGTLSLNSFIESIRKITAGVIAEAERVSKESKVIASQTQGLSQAMMEQASSTEQMSAGIEEMSASIRSTASSAKKQNEITHASLQSLIEMESELVSVHSTMERTETETKKMVEEIHSGQNALHSTLSAMEEIETSVEHTADVIQVIGEISDKIGLLSLNASIEAARAGEAGRGFAVVASEISKLGEQTLQNTKRILEAVEKAYEASKLGRLAVSNTEKTFSQIGSAVETTVQLIKDSSDMTKKQVLIAKDVKEGFGNLTRSALEIEQNTEEQARTSFELSHSIATISEGTEYLNQFVGEIDKLCGALSEQANNLKRDVSFFQI; this comes from the coding sequence ATGGAAAAAAGGGAAATCACCTCGATTTGTTGGAATTTGACATTGGGGTTGGAATTATTAACTTCAATTTTGGCAGTTCCAATTGCTGTTTTGTTTATAGTTTCTGGTGGTGAGTATAACTTTGAAAAGGCGATCTATGTTGTCCTCGGAGCCACCATTTCTCTAACTGTTTCTTATATTGTTCCAACGATTCGGTTTTTTCGTTTGAGGAGCCTGATCTCCCAAACCTCTCCTGATTATTTTTTAAAAAAAACAAACGAAGAAAAACAGAATATCAAAATTCAACTCCTAAAATTTCCAAGAAATAACTCGGGATACTTTCTTGTCCAATGGTCACTTGGAATTCCTTTTGCTGCCATTATCACATTTCTTTTTTTTACACCAACTTTTGTTGAGCTAATTCCTTATGCAGTTTTGCCAGTGATCATTTATCCAGTATTAGGTGTTTCTCATTTTTTTATGACTGAATTAAAGTTGGCGCCAGTATTGTCTCAGCCCTTGCTAAGGGAGCTCAGTTTGCCAATGACTGATATCCCTCGTATTGGAATTTTTCCAAGAGTATTTTTTACTATGTTTGCCGTTTTTAGTATGAGTATGACAACTCTTGGATACTTACTTGGGACTCAAGTTACAGGTGTCATCCGATTACAAAATGCTGGAATCACCATTGGACTTCTTGCGTTATTTATTTGTATTGCTATTTATGTATTAACTTCTTTGTTTGTTCGAGCCTTGAAGTCAAACACAGACCAAATGGTAAAACGGTATGAAGGCCTCGCTTCAGGTGACCTTCGTAATACGGTTGCAATGATCTCCACTGATGAACTTGGTTTAGGAACCTTATCTCTCAATTCTTTTATTGAAAGCATACGAAAAATTACAGCCGGTGTTATTGCGGAAGCGGAACGAGTTAGTAAGGAATCGAAAGTAATTGCATCTCAAACCCAAGGACTTTCGCAGGCGATGATGGAGCAGGCTTCATCCACTGAACAGATGTCAGCTGGAATTGAGGAAATGTCTGCGAGTATTCGTTCCACTGCATCAAGTGCAAAAAAACAAAATGAAATCACACATGCTTCACTTCAATCATTAATCGAAATGGAATCAGAGTTGGTCAGTGTTCACTCGACAATGGAACGTACAGAAACAGAAACAAAAAAAATGGTAGAAGAAATTCATTCTGGCCAAAATGCATTACATTCCACCTTATCTGCTATGGAAGAAATTGAAACAAGTGTGGAACATACTGCTGATGTGATCCAAGTGATTGGCGAAATATCAGATAAAATTGGCTTATTGTCTCTCAATGCCTCTATTGAAGCTGCTCGTGCAGGGGAGGCTGGGCGTGGATTTGCAGTGGTTGCTAGCGAAATTTCTAAGCTCGGCGAACAAACACTACAAAATACAAAACGTATTTTAGAAGCAGTGGAAAAAGCCTACGAAGCATCTAAGTTAGGAAGGTTAGCTGTTTCCAATACCGAAAAAACATTTTCGCAGATCGGGAGTGCTGTCGAAACGACTGTCCAACTAATCAAAGATTCATCTGACATGACCAAAAAACAGGTGCTTATTGCTAAAGATGTTAAAGAAGGTTTTGGAAATTTAACTCGTTCTGCTTTAGAGATCGAACAAAATACAGAAGAACAAGCTCGGACTTCTTTTGAGTTGTCTCATAGTATTGCTACCATTTCCGAAGGAACCGAATACCTTAATCAATTTGTAGGAGAAATTGACAAACTTTGTGGTGCTCTCTCTGAGCAAGCGAACAACTTAAAACGTGACGTTAGTTTTTTTCAAATTTAA
- a CDS encoding CHASE2 domain-containing protein, with protein sequence MKQKNFLLPFFLMVIVPAGLVALLSLFGFSQTLNRKLSDSFFHLLPSHHSISKDIVIIDIDEQSIAKYADHPELGQWPWKRNIYPTLIGYTKLITPPKVTIIDIMFTERSDYDDALVAANQNLGEISHAANFRDGGIVIPRLGEEILIQKFNVTLPEEIPFPRYENASFPIGQVGETSPMIHVVNVIPDSDGILRRFTPFIRWKNYHFPTLALQAFVAGESYLSNWENGKLTIQKGETKREIPLGKDGLVRAYFYTEEELRNIPRYSAAGIIESLNELNTSEVEDPEKLLVPPTVFDNKIVLIGTSAASTHDDVVTPHGLFPGVIGQAVFASNLIEGHMLRELPEIFGIGFTLFILVVGVFVLFINQWHLLKNIYPILAVSVFIGLFFFLYRLDLVLPTSSFVFAFPVSYLLGFAYLTYTEGKEKRKFNSILRNLVDPSVVSEALEDMDSLKKGGEWEITAFFSDVAGFSSISEELSASDLARLLNEYLSAMTKILKSNSGTLDKYIGDAIVGIFGAPIQNKEHPRLACKTALEMVSELEILRSVWKEKMDYTETARNMNFRIGLNCGPAKVGFMGTDSLASYTMMGDTVNLSARLEAAAKDYGVSILVSESIESICQQDYHFRFLDWIRVKGKEAPVKIYSLVCFLSDLSSQILDAEKMYDIGFQFYLNRNWEKAIESFEKVSEIYGMKDVPSQLLIDRCKTLFKNPPPENWDGVFTRTSK encoded by the coding sequence ATGAAACAAAAGAATTTTCTTTTACCATTTTTTTTGATGGTCATTGTACCAGCAGGCCTTGTCGCATTATTGTCGTTATTTGGTTTTTCGCAAACTTTAAACAGAAAATTATCTGATTCTTTTTTTCACTTATTACCTTCGCATCATAGTATTTCTAAAGACATTGTCATTATTGATATCGATGAACAAAGTATAGCCAAGTATGCAGACCATCCGGAGCTTGGACAATGGCCTTGGAAACGCAACATATATCCAACATTGATTGGTTACACCAAACTGATCACACCACCCAAAGTGACTATCATCGATATCATGTTCACAGAGAGATCAGACTACGATGACGCTTTGGTTGCTGCCAATCAAAACTTAGGAGAGATTTCGCACGCTGCCAATTTTCGAGATGGAGGAATTGTGATTCCAAGGTTAGGGGAAGAGATATTGATCCAAAAGTTCAATGTCACTCTACCGGAAGAGATTCCTTTTCCTCGTTATGAAAATGCATCTTTTCCCATTGGGCAAGTTGGGGAAACTTCACCTATGATCCATGTTGTGAATGTGATCCCTGACAGTGATGGAATTCTACGCAGGTTTACACCTTTTATTCGGTGGAAAAATTACCATTTTCCTACTCTCGCTTTGCAAGCGTTTGTTGCTGGCGAATCCTATCTTTCAAATTGGGAAAATGGTAAACTCACAATCCAAAAAGGTGAAACAAAACGAGAAATTCCTTTAGGAAAAGATGGTTTAGTACGTGCTTATTTTTATACAGAAGAGGAACTTCGAAATATTCCTCGTTACTCAGCTGCAGGAATCATTGAATCATTAAACGAACTAAATACTAGTGAAGTAGAAGATCCAGAAAAACTATTAGTACCACCGACTGTGTTTGACAACAAAATTGTGTTAATTGGAACCTCCGCTGCTTCCACTCATGATGACGTTGTCACACCGCATGGTCTTTTTCCTGGTGTGATTGGGCAGGCAGTATTTGCATCCAATTTAATCGAAGGACATATGTTACGTGAACTTCCAGAAATTTTTGGAATTGGGTTTACGTTGTTTATTCTTGTGGTTGGAGTTTTTGTCCTTTTTATCAATCAATGGCATTTGTTAAAAAACATATATCCTATTTTAGCCGTTTCAGTTTTTATTGGTTTATTCTTTTTTTTATATCGTTTGGATTTGGTTTTACCAACTTCTTCATTTGTTTTTGCATTCCCCGTATCGTATTTGTTAGGTTTTGCTTATTTGACTTATACAGAAGGAAAAGAAAAAAGAAAGTTCAATAGTATTCTTCGCAATCTAGTCGATCCAAGTGTTGTCAGTGAAGCATTGGAAGATATGGATTCTTTAAAAAAAGGAGGAGAATGGGAAATTACTGCATTTTTTTCCGATGTAGCTGGATTTTCTTCAATTAGTGAAGAATTGAGTGCTAGTGACCTTGCAAGATTACTGAACGAATATCTATCTGCAATGACAAAAATTCTTAAGTCCAATTCTGGTACGTTAGATAAATATATTGGTGATGCCATCGTTGGAATCTTTGGTGCTCCCATTCAAAACAAAGAACATCCTAGGCTTGCCTGCAAAACGGCATTGGAGATGGTTTCTGAATTGGAAATACTCAGATCAGTCTGGAAAGAAAAAATGGATTATACGGAAACGGCAAGGAATATGAATTTCCGGATAGGTCTTAACTGTGGACCAGCTAAGGTTGGTTTTATGGGAACAGATAGTTTGGCTTCCTATACAATGATGGGTGATACTGTAAACCTTAGTGCTAGATTAGAAGCGGCTGCGAAAGATTATGGAGTTTCCATTTTAGTTTCTGAAAGTATCGAATCTATTTGTCAACAAGACTACCATTTCCGATTTTTAGATTGGATTCGTGTAAAAGGAAAAGAGGCACCAGTAAAAATATATAGTTTAGTATGTTTTCTTTCAGATCTTTCGTCACAGATTCTAGACGCAGAAAAAATGTACGACATTGGTTTTCAGTTTTACCTAAATCGAAATTGGGAAAAGGCGATAGAATCTTTTGAAAAAGTATCCGAAATTTATGGAATGAAAGATGTTCCAAGCCAACTTCTCATTGATCGTTGTAAGACATTGTTTAAGAACCCACCTCCAGAGAATTGGGATGGCGTATTTACAAGAACTTCAAAGTAA
- a CDS encoding OmpP1/FadL family transporter, whose amino-acid sequence MSKNKLIKNFVFLLFILFLYPNIVLGSEPFHNIQGFYGERAAGLGGAFTAIADDPSGAYYNPAGLGFTYNDGISISASNFKDVKRSYINIDTPGQVYNQTHQGFDPNFIGLLKNFDRWKFAFSIVNTYNYSYNRVDQVNYPLVSPSINSTRNYSKEKYNQLLVGPSAAYLLSDKLSIGATLYYMNDTKEVSRTQFQQFSDLSYVMRSYVDNRRTSGIMPVLGIQYQPIQKVSLGMSYRRIFVMGGNRLYNEVYADSTRRPGSSAIDFIEGTGDGASSIESGVLTQKPKLTTSIPQTSELRFGVAFFPTSRFLASFDMIYTTGYKSRRNQDEISAFGRRVTYTINDTEVRELTRASTTNFAAGMEYYVADTFSVLAGIYTNEPNTKPISWTESAVDLYLQNTYGNQVQMNSGDASVIYKVARSGTNPRNEYSRNKGLSLGFSWVTSKSSVSVTYIREVGYGNSRIDPNSLSQSFEYSAHSVYIMVSSKN is encoded by the coding sequence ATGTCAAAAAACAAACTAATTAAAAATTTCGTATTCCTTCTTTTCATTTTATTTTTATACCCAAATATTGTTTTGGGTTCAGAACCTTTCCATAATATACAAGGATTCTACGGAGAACGAGCCGCAGGACTCGGTGGTGCCTTTACTGCTATTGCCGATGACCCTTCTGGTGCTTATTACAATCCTGCAGGACTTGGGTTTACTTATAACGATGGAATTTCTATTTCTGCCAGCAATTTTAAGGATGTAAAAAGAAGTTATATCAACATTGATACACCTGGACAAGTTTACAACCAAACGCACCAAGGGTTTGATCCTAACTTTATAGGTTTATTAAAAAACTTTGATCGTTGGAAGTTTGCATTTTCAATTGTCAATACCTACAATTACTCTTATAACCGAGTGGACCAAGTCAACTACCCACTAGTTTCTCCCTCCATCAACTCAACAAGAAATTACTCAAAAGAAAAATACAACCAACTCCTCGTGGGACCAAGTGCCGCCTATTTACTTTCCGACAAACTGTCAATTGGTGCTACTCTCTATTATATGAATGATACAAAAGAAGTATCAAGGACTCAGTTCCAACAATTCTCTGATCTAAGTTATGTAATGCGATCTTATGTTGACAATCGTAGAACTTCAGGCATTATGCCAGTTCTCGGAATCCAATACCAACCAATCCAAAAGGTATCCTTAGGGATGAGCTATCGGCGAATCTTTGTTATGGGAGGGAACCGACTTTATAACGAAGTGTATGCAGACTCAACTAGGAGACCAGGCTCCTCTGCCATTGATTTTATAGAAGGAACAGGAGATGGAGCATCATCCATTGAATCGGGTGTCCTTACACAAAAACCAAAACTCACAACATCAATTCCACAAACTTCTGAATTAAGATTTGGAGTCGCCTTTTTTCCAACTTCTCGATTTTTGGCATCCTTTGACATGATCTATACCACTGGATACAAATCCAGAAGGAACCAAGATGAAATTTCGGCGTTCGGACGTAGGGTTACATACACAATTAATGACACTGAAGTTCGAGAATTAACAAGAGCCTCCACTACAAACTTTGCTGCCGGGATGGAATACTATGTTGCAGACACCTTCTCCGTATTAGCTGGAATCTATACAAACGAACCAAATACAAAACCAATTTCCTGGACTGAATCAGCCGTTGATTTATACCTCCAGAACACATACGGCAACCAAGTACAAATGAATTCAGGTGATGCCAGTGTCATTTATAAAGTAGCAAGATCTGGAACAAATCCAAGAAATGAATATTCTAGAAACAAAGGTTTAAGTTTAGGATTTTCTTGGGTCACTTCAAAATCATCAGTCTCTGTTACTTATATTCGAGAAGTTGGATATGGAAATTCCCGTATTGATCCGAATTCCTTATCGCAATCATTTGAATACAGTGCTCACTCAGTTTATATTATGGTTAGTTCAAAAAATTAA
- a CDS encoding PhzF family phenazine biosynthesis protein: MKQSIFIVDAFTNSLFSGNPAAVLVLTDWPDDIWMQNIAKENNLSETSFVVKEGNDYRIRWFTPFVEVDLCGHATLAAAFVLKNYYAENRNEFQFVSKSGSLPITIDEHLIYLNFPTYPIFQKSKTIDSKVLTSILGREPIEIWQGKDTIFVFDEKKDLEILSPDFQNLGKLPTNRGFIALWIKDSESQSEIVDYEFRFFGPGLGIPEDPATGSAHCSLAPFVAKRLKKNKFRSLQKSSRGADFFIELQIDRVSIGGSAVLYLRGEI, encoded by the coding sequence ATGAAACAAAGCATATTTATCGTTGATGCTTTTACGAATTCCTTGTTTTCAGGAAATCCGGCAGCAGTTCTTGTTCTTACCGATTGGCCAGATGACATCTGGATGCAAAACATCGCAAAAGAAAATAACCTCTCAGAAACTTCCTTCGTTGTAAAAGAAGGAAATGATTATCGAATTCGTTGGTTCACACCTTTTGTAGAAGTCGATCTTTGTGGACATGCAACTTTGGCAGCCGCTTTTGTATTAAAGAATTATTATGCAGAAAATAGAAACGAATTTCAGTTTGTTTCTAAATCTGGATCTCTACCCATCACTATCGATGAACATTTGATATATCTCAATTTTCCCACGTATCCAATTTTCCAGAAATCAAAAACAATCGATTCAAAAGTTTTGACTTCTATATTGGGAAGGGAGCCAATCGAAATTTGGCAAGGAAAAGATACAATCTTTGTCTTCGATGAAAAGAAAGATTTAGAAATATTGTCCCCGGATTTCCAAAATCTAGGCAAACTACCAACAAACAGAGGTTTTATTGCACTCTGGATTAAAGATTCAGAATCCCAGTCAGAAATTGTAGACTATGAATTTCGATTTTTTGGTCCAGGACTCGGAATCCCAGAAGATCCAGCCACTGGATCGGCCCATTGTAGCCTAGCTCCCTTTGTGGCAAAGAGGCTAAAGAAAAACAAATTTAGGTCTTTACAGAAATCAAGCAGAGGAGCAGATTTTTTTATCGAATTACAAATCGATCGTGTGTCCATTGGAGGATCTGCAGTTTTGTATCTTCGCGGTGAAATCTAA
- a CDS encoding M48 family metalloprotease, translating to MRALSQTVLLLFLAQSLLAKGNVYVQSTKAKLLSQPKLSADGSALAMGEVLSPISEQGLFVQVRTRDQLGWVSKLFVSPLPPGNQIKLGITSNSSEAVVARQRASDFTKTAAARGLSETQKMRVRGEGDQYDFESLRWLESVPFESPIAQSSLTESKVENKPLWEQWFYSSELEVPKETRAEVKLGRSLAARLLKKFPLVRDPELTGYLTGIAARLAAVSSRKDLSFRVGVIESSQINAYACPGGFVLITTASLKKIQSESELAGIIGHEMGHIVLFHNGEFKQSNVFFDILSGLLSPPGGEVVNVATGQVLDEIEKQFFETGRDMKLELEADEAAVGLTSQSGYSPLGLSNYLNTLSRSEGTESFKKTHPDTTIRIAKLIFYESIAGIENEPVPKDRWNDFKSKLKP from the coding sequence ATGAGAGCACTATCTCAAACCGTTTTGTTACTTTTTTTAGCACAATCACTTCTGGCCAAAGGCAATGTATACGTACAAAGCACAAAGGCGAAACTTCTTTCCCAACCCAAACTCAGTGCAGATGGTTCAGCATTGGCAATGGGAGAAGTACTATCTCCTATCAGTGAACAAGGACTTTTTGTCCAGGTTCGGACCCGCGATCAATTAGGTTGGGTATCGAAATTATTTGTTTCCCCACTCCCTCCCGGTAACCAGATCAAATTGGGAATCACATCCAATTCATCGGAAGCTGTAGTGGCTAGGCAAAGAGCTTCTGACTTTACAAAGACAGCGGCAGCAAGAGGACTTTCTGAAACACAAAAGATGAGAGTTCGTGGGGAAGGGGATCAATATGATTTTGAATCCTTACGATGGCTTGAATCCGTTCCTTTTGAATCCCCAATAGCACAATCCTCTCTCACCGAATCAAAAGTTGAGAATAAACCATTGTGGGAACAATGGTTTTATAGTTCAGAATTAGAAGTGCCTAAGGAAACAAGGGCAGAAGTAAAATTGGGAAGGTCCCTTGCCGCACGATTACTTAAAAAATTTCCTTTGGTGCGAGATCCTGAATTAACGGGATACCTTACGGGAATTGCCGCAAGGCTTGCTGCGGTTTCTTCTCGAAAGGATTTGAGTTTTCGAGTCGGAGTGATTGAATCCTCGCAAATCAATGCATATGCTTGTCCCGGTGGATTTGTTTTGATCACCACAGCCAGTTTAAAGAAAATCCAATCGGAATCGGAACTTGCTGGTATCATTGGCCATGAAATGGGACACATTGTACTCTTTCATAATGGAGAATTTAAACAATCCAATGTGTTTTTTGATATCCTTTCTGGACTTTTATCTCCTCCTGGTGGTGAGGTTGTGAATGTTGCAACAGGCCAAGTTTTGGATGAGATAGAAAAACAATTTTTCGAAACAGGAAGGGATATGAAATTGGAATTGGAAGCCGATGAAGCGGCTGTGGGACTGACAAGTCAATCTGGATATTCACCCTTGGGACTATCGAATTACCTGAACACATTGTCCAGATCGGAAGGTACTGAATCGTTCAAAAAAACGCATCCTGATACAACAATTCGAATTGCAAAACTCATATTTTATGAATCTATTGCGGGAATCGAAAATGAACCTGTTCCGAAAGATCGTTGGAATGATTTTAAATCCAAACTAAAACCATGA